A genomic region of Ewingella sp. CoE-038-23 contains the following coding sequences:
- a CDS encoding beta-ketoacyl-ACP synthase III, with the protein MYTKILGTGSYLPVQVRTNADLEKMVDTSDEWIVTRTGIRERRIAAPDESVATMGLHAAEKALEMAGVSASEVGLIIVATTSSTHAFPSSACQIQNMLGIKDTAAFDLAAACAGFTYALSVADQYVKNGAVRYALVIGSDTLSRKLDPEDRGTVILFGDGAGAVLLGASEEQGIISTHMHADGHYGNLLTLAYPDQSAPEKPAYVTMAGNEVFKVAVTELAHIVEETLEANNLDRSELDWLVPHQANLRIISATAKKLGMGMDKVVVTLDRHGNTSAASVPAAFDEAVRDGRIKRGQLVLLEAFGGGFTWGSALVRF; encoded by the coding sequence ATGTATACAAAAATTCTCGGTACGGGGAGCTATTTACCCGTGCAAGTTCGGACTAATGCCGACTTAGAAAAAATGGTGGATACCTCCGACGAGTGGATTGTCACCCGTACAGGTATTCGTGAACGTCGTATCGCTGCACCGGATGAGTCTGTGGCCACAATGGGCCTGCATGCAGCAGAGAAGGCACTTGAAATGGCAGGCGTTAGCGCAAGCGAAGTCGGTCTGATCATTGTTGCGACAACCTCATCTACCCACGCATTCCCAAGCTCGGCATGTCAGATTCAAAACATGTTGGGTATCAAAGATACTGCGGCATTTGACTTAGCAGCAGCTTGCGCAGGCTTCACCTATGCGCTGAGCGTTGCAGATCAATACGTCAAGAACGGTGCTGTTCGCTATGCATTAGTGATCGGCTCTGACACCTTGTCGCGCAAGCTAGATCCGGAAGATCGCGGCACCGTGATTCTGTTCGGTGACGGCGCGGGTGCTGTACTGCTTGGCGCGTCAGAAGAGCAGGGGATTATCTCCACTCACATGCACGCCGATGGTCACTATGGCAACTTGTTGACGCTGGCTTATCCAGATCAATCCGCGCCAGAAAAACCAGCTTATGTCACGATGGCCGGCAATGAAGTCTTTAAAGTCGCCGTGACCGAATTGGCTCATATCGTTGAAGAAACTCTCGAGGCCAATAATCTTGACCGTTCAGAGCTTGATTGGCTGGTTCCGCATCAGGCGAACCTGCGCATCATCAGCGCAACGGCTAAGAAACTGGGTATGGGCATGGACAAAGTCGTCGTGACCCTCGATCGCCATGGTAATACCTCTGCAGCGTCTGTTCCTGCAGCATTCGATGAAGCCGTTCGCGATGGCCGTATCAAGCGCGGGCAACTGGTTCTTCTCGAAGCATTTGGCGGTGGCTTTACCTGGGGCTCGGCGCTGGTACGTTTCTGA
- the plsX gene encoding phosphate acyltransferase PlsX, whose amino-acid sequence MNRLTLALDVMGGDFGPSVTVPASLQALISNSELHLLLVGDPDAITPFLAKADPSLRERIRIIPAESVIASDARASQAIRASKGSSMRVALELIKSGDAQACVSAGNTGALMGLAKMVIKPLEGIERPALMTVLPNQLRSKTVVLDLGANVECDSTMLVQFAVMGSVMAEEVIGIENPRVALLNIGEEESKGLDNIRDAAAILKNTPAINYIGYLEGNELLTGKTDVMVCDGFVGNVTLKTMEGVIRMFLSLLKSSGEGGKKAWWLKWLGRILQKKLAKRFGHLNPDQYNGACLVGLRGIVIKSHGGANQRAFAVAIEQAVQAVQRQVPHRIAARLEAVLPKSD is encoded by the coding sequence TTGAATCGTCTAACCCTTGCGTTAGATGTAATGGGCGGGGACTTCGGTCCTTCCGTCACAGTGCCTGCTTCATTGCAGGCACTGATCTCTAATTCTGAACTCCATCTTCTTCTGGTCGGCGATCCCGACGCTATCACGCCTTTCCTTGCTAAAGCCGATCCTTCTCTGAGAGAACGAATTCGGATTATTCCTGCTGAATCAGTTATAGCCAGCGACGCTCGCGCATCGCAAGCTATCCGGGCCAGCAAAGGAAGTTCAATGCGGGTGGCCTTAGAGCTGATTAAGAGTGGAGACGCGCAGGCCTGTGTCAGTGCTGGTAATACTGGTGCACTGATGGGACTCGCAAAAATGGTTATAAAGCCCCTGGAAGGTATTGAACGCCCGGCGCTGATGACGGTGTTACCGAATCAGCTGCGTAGTAAAACGGTGGTGTTGGATCTTGGGGCGAATGTTGAATGTGACAGCACGATGCTGGTCCAGTTTGCCGTGATGGGTTCTGTGATGGCTGAAGAAGTCATCGGCATTGAGAACCCGCGCGTAGCCTTGCTGAATATCGGCGAGGAAGAGTCGAAAGGGCTGGATAACATTCGTGACGCGGCAGCCATTTTAAAAAATACGCCAGCTATCAACTATATCGGCTATCTTGAAGGCAATGAGCTGTTAACCGGTAAAACTGATGTGATGGTGTGTGATGGCTTTGTCGGGAATGTCACACTCAAGACCATGGAAGGTGTAATAAGGATGTTTTTGTCACTGTTAAAATCCTCTGGGGAGGGTGGCAAGAAGGCTTGGTGGCTGAAATGGTTAGGCCGTATTTTGCAGAAGAAATTAGCAAAGCGCTTCGGCCATCTCAATCCAGACCAGTATAATGGCGCATGTTTAGTAGGATTACGGGGCATCGTTATTAAAAGCCACGGCGGAGCAAATCAGCGAGCGTTCGCTGTTGCTATCGAACAGGCTGTGCAGGCGGTGCAGCGGCAAGTTCCACATCGGATAGCCGCGCGCCTTGAGGCTGTATTACCCAAGAGTGACTGA
- the rpmF gene encoding 50S ribosomal protein L32 has product MAVQQNKPTRSKRGMRRSHDALTTSTLSVDKTSGETHLRHHITADGFYRGRKVIG; this is encoded by the coding sequence ATGGCCGTACAACAGAATAAACCAACCCGTTCTAAACGTGGCATGCGTCGCTCTCACGATGCTCTGACCACTTCCACTCTGTCTGTGGACAAAACTTCTGGTGAAACTCACCTGCGTCACCATATCACTGCCGACGGTTTCTACCGCGGTCGCAAGGTAATCGGCTGA
- the yceD gene encoding 23S rRNA accumulation protein YceD — protein sequence MQKVKLPLAVDAVRTAQKRLDYSGVYTPDQVTRVAASVVSVDSDVETSLSFNIDNQRLAVIEGKSAVLVTLECQRCGKTFEHQVHTTYCFSPVRNDEQAEALPEAYEPIEVDDFGEVDLLAMIEDEIILSLPVVPVHESEHCEVSDADMVFGKLPEEAEKPNPFAVLASLKKST from the coding sequence ATGCAAAAAGTAAAATTACCCTTGGCCGTTGATGCGGTTCGTACAGCCCAAAAGCGTTTAGATTACTCCGGTGTCTACACGCCTGATCAGGTAACACGAGTTGCGGCATCAGTGGTTAGTGTTGATTCTGATGTGGAAACATCTTTGTCGTTTAATATCGACAATCAACGGCTGGCCGTTATCGAAGGCAAATCAGCAGTTCTCGTAACTCTGGAATGTCAGCGATGTGGTAAGACGTTTGAGCATCAGGTTCACACAACATATTGTTTTAGCCCTGTTCGCAATGATGAACAGGCTGAGGCATTACCGGAAGCGTACGAGCCGATCGAAGTCGACGACTTTGGCGAAGTTGATCTGCTGGCAATGATTGAAGATGAAATCATTCTTTCTTTGCCTGTCGTTCCGGTACATGAATCTGAACACTGTGAAGTGTCCGACGCGGACATGGTATTCGGTAAACTGCCTGAAGAGGCGGAGAAACCAAATCCATTTGCCGTATTAGCGAGTTTAAAGAAAAGTACTTAA
- a CDS encoding Maf family protein encodes MPTLPPILLASTSTYRRALLEKLNLEFSCAAPNIDESPYANESPETLVKRLAEAKARALMHSHPNHLIIGSDQVCAIEGKITGKPHNFEKAKQQLRLASGKVVTFYTGLSLLDSRTQQAVTLCEPFEVSFRALSDEEISNYLEMEQPYDCAGSFKCEGLGISLFSQLNGRDPNTLIGLPLIALLELLRAKGVNPLLRQQSV; translated from the coding sequence ATGCCAACTTTACCCCCTATTCTGCTCGCGTCGACATCAACCTACCGCCGCGCACTGCTGGAAAAGCTGAACCTTGAGTTTAGCTGTGCCGCGCCGAATATCGACGAGTCGCCCTATGCTAATGAATCGCCTGAAACTTTAGTCAAACGATTGGCCGAAGCCAAGGCGCGGGCTTTGATGCACTCGCATCCCAATCATTTGATCATCGGTTCAGACCAGGTCTGTGCAATCGAGGGAAAAATCACCGGCAAGCCACACAACTTTGAGAAGGCTAAACAGCAATTGCGCTTGGCTAGCGGCAAGGTTGTTACCTTCTATACTGGGCTGTCACTGCTCGATAGCCGCACTCAGCAAGCCGTTACCTTATGCGAACCCTTTGAGGTTTCCTTCCGGGCGTTAAGCGATGAAGAGATAAGCAACTATTTAGAGATGGAACAGCCTTACGATTGCGCGGGGAGTTTTAAGTGCGAGGGGTTGGGGATCAGTTTATTTAGCCAACTCAACGGCAGAGATCCCAATACGCTGATTGGTCTGCCGTTGATTGCACTGCTGGAACTGTTGCGCGCTAAGGGCGTGAACCCCCTGCTGCGCCAACAGTCAGTATAA
- the rluC gene encoding 23S rRNA pseudouridine(955/2504/2580) synthase RluC — translation MKTENPSVQLIPISEDEAGQRIDNFLRNILKGVPKSMIYRIVRKGEVRVNKKRIKPEYKLLAGDEVRVPPVRVAERDEAPVSAKLDKVAALADCILYEDDHLLILNKPSGTAVHGGSGLSFGVIEGLRALRPDARFLELVHRLDRDTSGVLLVAKKRSALRSLHEQLRLKSMQKDYLALVQGEWQSHCKVVQAPLLKNILQSGERIVRVSAEGKPSETRFKIEERYEFATLIKASPVTGRTHQIRVHAQYAGHPIAFDDRYGDRDFDGQLAGTGLNRLFLHAAALRFEHPGTGETLRIEAPMDAKLRNCLKKLRLKPAKG, via the coding sequence ATGAAAACTGAGAATCCATCTGTACAATTAATCCCCATTTCCGAAGACGAAGCCGGACAGCGCATAGATAACTTCCTGCGCAACATCCTTAAAGGCGTACCTAAGAGCATGATTTATCGCATCGTGCGCAAGGGTGAAGTGCGGGTAAACAAAAAGCGTATTAAACCTGAATACAAGCTGTTGGCTGGCGACGAAGTGCGCGTACCTCCGGTTCGCGTTGCCGAGCGAGATGAAGCGCCGGTCTCTGCCAAACTCGATAAAGTTGCCGCGTTAGCTGACTGCATCCTTTATGAAGACGATCATCTGCTGATCCTCAACAAACCTTCCGGCACCGCGGTGCATGGCGGGAGTGGGTTGAGCTTTGGCGTTATCGAAGGCTTAAGAGCTTTGCGCCCCGACGCGCGTTTCCTTGAGTTAGTGCACCGTCTTGACAGAGACACCTCAGGCGTTCTGCTGGTGGCCAAAAAGCGTTCGGCATTGCGTTCGCTGCATGAGCAACTGCGTTTAAAAAGCATGCAGAAAGATTACCTCGCGCTGGTTCAGGGCGAATGGCAATCCCACTGCAAAGTGGTACAGGCCCCCTTGCTGAAAAACATTTTACAGAGCGGTGAGCGTATCGTCAGGGTGAGTGCGGAAGGCAAGCCTTCTGAAACCCGCTTTAAAATTGAAGAGCGCTACGAGTTCGCCACGCTGATTAAAGCCAGCCCGGTAACTGGAAGAACGCACCAGATCCGTGTGCACGCCCAGTATGCGGGGCACCCGATTGCTTTTGACGACAGATATGGCGATCGCGATTTTGACGGACAATTAGCCGGAACGGGTTTGAATCGCCTATTCCTGCATGCCGCTGCTTTGCGTTTTGAGCACCCTGGTACCGGCGAGACGTTGCGCATTGAGGCTCCAATGGATGCCAAACTGCGCAACTGCTTGAAGAAGCTGCGTCTCAAACCCGCCAAAGGTTAA
- the rne gene encoding ribonuclease E — protein sequence MKRMLINATQQEELRVALVDGQRLYDLDIESPGHEQKKANIYKGKITRIEPSLEAAFVDYGAERHGFLPLKEISREYFPSNYSSHGRPNIKDVLREGQEVIVQVDKEERGNKGAALTTFISLAGSYLVLMPNNPRAGGISRRIEGDDRTELKEALSSLQLPDGMGLIVRTAGVGKSAEALQWDLTFRLKHWDAIKKAAEGRPAPFLIHQESNVIVRAFRDYLRPDIGEILIDNPKILDLAKEHIAALGRPDFSSKIKPYIGEIPLFSHYQIESQIESAFQREVRLPSGGSIVIDSTEALTAIDINSARATRGGDIEETAFNTNLEAADEIARQLRLRDLGGLIVIDFIDMTPVRHQREVENRLRDAVRQDRARIQIGRISRFGLLEMSRQRLSPSLGESTHHICPRCAGTGTIRDNESLSLSILRLIEEEALKENTKEVHAIVPVPIASYLLNEKRESVNAIEKRQGGVRAVIVPNDQMQTPHYSVLRVRKGEESSVLSYLLPQIHEAEMLQPSEDMPAERKRPEQPALAAFALQSEAPPSSFDRPEAVEQPAAPTRPAAVAAPAAAKPGLVSRFFSGLKGLFASEPQAEAKPVEVAKVEPETTENENRRNGDRRNQRRQGNGRRDRNGERGERGERGNRDNRSEGRENNRDNRGEGRDNRENNREPREDQRRNRRNQEPVVAAETRNEEENTSSRDEQQQAPRRERGDRSRRRSDDKRKNTPEDKVQEVVAQEVVANVVEETAQEDRQPTQRRQRRQLSQKVRFESEIDHEAEAAAQQLITGVMPTVTPAAQETRAEPEVEQTAAVETDDSQNEGGREGGMPRRSRRSPRHLRVSGQRRRRYRDERYPSQSPMPLVGAFASPEMASGKVWISYPVAQAAEQQDEHAAVVEKAETLTNQVEIAQENTPAPVVTEVVEAQKQPAVETPVAEAPAETQAPAVEEPAPAVAPVEEVAKPEVTESVNAEPEVVEQPVADEPVLVEAETAEPVEPTPVVEVKPEAQQPVVVEPVAVASEPKVEAVQPAEVKAPAPAEAVTADVVAPRFKHHATAPMTKAPAPAYVPEPARQSDWVRPEFNFDGKGSAGGHAAATTATAPATKPAMPTE from the coding sequence ATGAAAAGAATGTTGATAAACGCAACTCAGCAAGAAGAGTTGCGCGTTGCCCTTGTGGATGGACAGCGGCTCTATGATTTGGATATCGAAAGTCCGGGTCATGAACAGAAAAAAGCCAATATTTACAAGGGTAAAATCACCCGCATTGAACCAAGTCTGGAAGCGGCATTCGTTGATTATGGCGCTGAGCGACATGGTTTCCTCCCCCTCAAAGAAATTTCTCGCGAATACTTCCCTAGCAATTACTCCTCGCATGGCCGCCCAAACATCAAAGATGTTCTGCGCGAAGGTCAGGAAGTTATTGTTCAGGTAGATAAAGAAGAGCGTGGTAATAAAGGTGCAGCACTGACGACCTTCATCAGTCTGGCCGGTAGCTATTTAGTGTTAATGCCTAACAATCCTCGCGCTGGGGGTATTTCCCGCCGGATTGAAGGTGATGACCGAACTGAACTGAAAGAAGCGTTATCTTCGCTGCAACTGCCGGACGGCATGGGCCTCATCGTGCGTACCGCCGGTGTAGGTAAATCCGCTGAAGCACTCCAGTGGGATTTGACCTTCCGTCTGAAGCACTGGGACGCCATCAAAAAAGCCGCCGAAGGCCGCCCTGCTCCCTTCCTGATCCATCAGGAAAGCAACGTCATCGTGCGCGCATTCCGCGATTACCTGCGCCCAGACATTGGCGAAATCCTGATCGACAACCCTAAAATTCTCGATTTGGCTAAAGAGCATATCGCAGCCTTGGGTCGTCCAGATTTCAGCAGCAAAATTAAGCCTTACATCGGTGAAATCCCGCTGTTTAGCCATTACCAGATTGAATCTCAGATTGAATCTGCGTTCCAGCGTGAAGTGCGTCTCCCTTCCGGTGGTTCCATTGTTATCGACAGCACCGAAGCCCTAACCGCTATCGACATCAACTCCGCACGTGCAACGCGCGGCGGCGATATCGAAGAAACCGCATTCAACACCAACCTTGAAGCAGCAGACGAAATTGCTCGCCAATTGCGCCTGCGCGACTTGGGTGGCCTGATTGTTATCGACTTCATCGACATGACGCCAGTGCGCCATCAGCGTGAAGTTGAAAACCGTCTGCGTGATGCCGTTCGTCAAGACCGTGCTCGCATTCAGATTGGCCGTATCTCTCGCTTTGGTTTGCTGGAGATGTCGCGTCAGCGTCTCAGCCCTTCTCTGGGTGAGTCTACGCACCACATCTGCCCACGCTGTGCCGGTACCGGGACCATTCGTGATAACGAATCCCTGTCACTATCGATTCTTCGTTTAATCGAAGAAGAAGCGTTGAAAGAAAACACCAAAGAAGTTCACGCCATTGTTCCAGTGCCGATTGCTTCGTATCTGTTGAACGAAAAACGTGAATCAGTCAATGCGATTGAAAAACGTCAAGGCGGCGTGCGCGCAGTGATCGTGCCTAACGATCAGATGCAAACACCTCACTATTCCGTACTTCGCGTACGTAAAGGTGAAGAGTCTTCGGTACTGAGCTACTTGCTGCCGCAGATTCATGAAGCAGAGATGCTGCAACCTTCTGAAGATATGCCTGCTGAGCGTAAACGCCCAGAGCAGCCTGCACTTGCCGCATTTGCTCTGCAAAGCGAAGCGCCGCCAAGCTCTTTCGACCGTCCTGAAGCCGTTGAGCAGCCAGCAGCACCGACTCGCCCAGCCGCTGTAGCAGCGCCTGCTGCCGCTAAGCCGGGTCTGGTCAGCCGCTTCTTTAGCGGGTTGAAAGGTCTGTTCGCCTCTGAGCCGCAGGCTGAAGCTAAGCCAGTTGAAGTAGCGAAAGTTGAACCTGAAACCACAGAGAACGAAAATCGCCGTAACGGTGATCGTCGTAACCAGCGCCGTCAGGGCAATGGTCGTCGCGATCGCAACGGTGAGCGCGGTGAGCGCGGTGAGCGTGGCAATCGTGATAATCGCAGCGAAGGTCGCGAAAACAATCGTGATAACCGTGGCGAAGGCCGTGATAACCGCGAGAACAATCGCGAGCCGCGTGAAGATCAGCGTCGTAACCGTCGCAATCAAGAACCTGTCGTCGCCGCTGAAACCCGTAACGAAGAAGAAAACACCTCTTCTCGCGACGAGCAGCAGCAAGCTCCGCGCCGTGAGCGTGGCGATCGTTCACGTCGTCGTTCCGATGACAAACGCAAAAATACCCCAGAAGATAAAGTCCAAGAAGTTGTTGCTCAGGAAGTTGTCGCTAACGTTGTTGAAGAAACGGCTCAGGAAGATCGTCAGCCAACTCAACGTCGCCAGCGTCGTCAGCTTTCCCAGAAAGTACGCTTCGAGTCTGAAATCGATCATGAAGCTGAAGCAGCTGCCCAGCAGTTGATCACCGGCGTCATGCCAACGGTAACGCCAGCCGCGCAAGAAACACGCGCTGAGCCAGAAGTTGAGCAAACTGCCGCAGTCGAGACAGATGACAGTCAGAACGAAGGCGGCCGCGAAGGTGGTATGCCACGTCGCTCGCGTCGTTCACCTCGCCACCTGCGCGTCAGCGGTCAGCGTCGTCGCCGTTACCGTGATGAGCGTTATCCATCACAGTCACCGATGCCATTAGTGGGTGCGTTCGCTTCGCCAGAAATGGCATCTGGCAAAGTGTGGATCAGCTACCCAGTGGCTCAGGCCGCTGAACAGCAAGATGAACATGCAGCCGTGGTTGAGAAGGCCGAGACACTGACTAATCAGGTTGAAATTGCTCAGGAAAATACCCCTGCACCTGTCGTCACTGAAGTGGTTGAAGCGCAGAAACAACCTGCTGTTGAAACGCCAGTAGCAGAAGCACCAGCAGAAACTCAAGCTCCGGCAGTTGAAGAACCCGCGCCAGCAGTGGCTCCGGTTGAAGAAGTTGCTAAGCCTGAAGTCACAGAATCAGTGAATGCAGAACCAGAGGTTGTAGAGCAGCCTGTTGCTGACGAGCCAGTATTGGTTGAAGCAGAAACTGCTGAGCCAGTCGAGCCGACGCCAGTGGTTGAAGTTAAACCTGAAGCTCAGCAGCCTGTTGTTGTTGAACCAGTGGCTGTAGCGAGTGAGCCAAAAGTTGAAGCCGTCCAGCCAGCAGAAGTTAAAGCTCCAGCTCCGGCTGAGGCAGTCACTGCCGATGTGGTTGCTCCGCGCTTCAAACATCACGCTACCGCGCCAATGACCAAAGCGCCTGCTCCGGCTTATGTTCCAGAGCCTGCTCGTCAGAGTGACTGGGTGCGTCCAGAGTTCAACTTTGATGGTAAAGGTTCAGCGGGTGGCCATGCTGCAGCGACTACTGCAACAGCTCCGGCAACCAAGCCAGCAATGCCAACTGAGTAA
- a CDS encoding putative quinol monooxygenase → MEVRVVATVVAKPEFLKEVTDAMHQLIEHSRQELGCLQYDLHQDIDHPETFIFYERWATQEALSQHNETEHLVGFARFIEKKVSRLDIKRLKKIG, encoded by the coding sequence ATGGAAGTCAGAGTCGTTGCTACCGTCGTCGCTAAGCCTGAATTTCTGAAAGAAGTCACGGACGCTATGCACCAGTTGATCGAGCATAGCCGCCAGGAGTTAGGCTGCCTTCAGTATGATTTACACCAGGATATCGACCATCCCGAGACTTTTATTTTCTATGAACGCTGGGCCACGCAAGAAGCTCTGTCCCAGCACAATGAAACTGAACACTTGGTAGGTTTTGCGCGCTTTATCGAGAAAAAGGTTTCTCGTTTGGACATCAAGCGTCTGAAAAAAATCGGCTAA
- the pyrC gene encoding dihydroorotase, with protein sequence MTATPQVLKIRRPDDWHIHLRDDEMLATVLPYTSEVFARAIVMPNLTPPVTSVAAAVAYRDRINAAIPAGHNFTPLMTCYLTDSLDPEEVARGFLEGVFTAAKLYPANATTNSQHGVSNVKAIYPIFERMQSIGMPLLIHGEVTHSDVDIFDREARFIDEVMDPIRTHFPELKIVFEHITTKEAAQYVLSGNEYIGATITPQHLMFNRNHMLVGGIRPHLFCLPILKRNVHQQALRDVIASGSNRFFLGTDSAPHTKGRKESSCGCAGCFNAPLAIPAYATVFEEMNALQHFEAFCSLNGPRFYGLPVNEDFIEITKVAVTQPEEIALGDETVVPFLAGQTLQWKVTSY encoded by the coding sequence ATGACCGCAACACCGCAAGTTTTGAAAATTCGCCGCCCAGACGATTGGCATATTCATCTGCGCGATGATGAAATGCTCGCTACCGTTTTGCCTTATACCAGTGAAGTTTTTGCCCGCGCCATCGTTATGCCTAATCTGACACCGCCGGTCACCAGCGTTGCAGCCGCAGTGGCTTATCGCGATCGCATCAACGCGGCTATCCCTGCTGGTCACAACTTCACCCCCCTGATGACCTGCTATTTGACGGACTCTCTCGACCCGGAAGAAGTTGCTCGTGGTTTTCTGGAAGGCGTGTTTACTGCCGCCAAACTTTACCCGGCTAATGCGACCACCAACTCACAACACGGCGTGTCCAACGTTAAAGCGATTTACCCTATTTTCGAGCGCATGCAATCGATTGGCATGCCGCTGCTGATCCACGGTGAAGTAACGCATAGCGACGTAGACATTTTCGACCGCGAAGCGCGCTTTATCGATGAAGTGATGGACCCTATCCGCACCCACTTCCCTGAACTGAAGATTGTTTTTGAACACATCACCACTAAAGAAGCGGCTCAGTACGTGCTCAGTGGCAATGAGTATATTGGCGCGACTATCACCCCACAGCATCTAATGTTTAACCGCAATCACATGCTGGTTGGCGGCATCCGCCCTCACCTGTTCTGCTTGCCGATTTTGAAGCGTAACGTGCATCAGCAGGCCCTGCGCGACGTTATCGCCAGCGGCTCTAATCGCTTCTTCCTCGGCACCGACTCAGCACCTCATACCAAAGGCCGCAAAGAGTCGAGCTGTGGTTGCGCGGGCTGCTTTAACGCCCCTCTGGCAATCCCTGCCTATGCCACCGTGTTTGAAGAGATGAATGCCCTGCAGCATTTCGAAGCTTTCTGCTCTTTGAACGGCCCGCGTTTCTACGGCCTGCCAGTGAATGAAGATTTCATCGAAATCACAAAAGTCGCCGTGACCCAGCCGGAAGAAATTGCCTTGGGTGATGAGACGGTGGTTCCTTTCCTCGCCGGGCAGACCTTGCAGTGGAAAGTCACTTCTTATTAA
- the dinI gene encoding DNA damage-inducible protein I: protein MRVEVTIDKTKPLPAGALEALSGEFSKRINQQFSDTDNKVQVRYAGSNNLSVMGAPKTDRDRIEEILQETWESADEWFSTDE, encoded by the coding sequence ATGCGTGTTGAAGTCACAATCGATAAAACCAAACCTCTTCCAGCCGGTGCTCTAGAAGCGCTGTCAGGTGAATTTAGTAAACGAATAAACCAACAATTTTCTGACACCGACAACAAAGTTCAGGTTCGCTACGCCGGCTCTAATAACCTCTCCGTTATGGGTGCGCCGAAGACAGACCGCGATCGTATAGAAGAAATTCTGCAAGAAACCTGGGAAAGCGCCGACGAATGGTTTTCCACAGATGAATAA
- the bssS gene encoding biofilm formation regulator BssS: MDRNDEVIQTHPLVGWDISTVDSYDAMMIRLHYLSSKDQPAEDAKVDRTLWLTTDVARQLINILEAGIEKIESNEYEYIDHRKH, from the coding sequence ATGGACAGAAATGATGAAGTTATTCAAACACACCCACTTGTGGGCTGGGATATCAGTACCGTCGACTCTTACGATGCAATGATGATACGTCTTCATTACCTGTCTTCAAAAGACCAACCGGCAGAAGATGCCAAAGTAGACAGAACATTGTGGTTAACGACAGACGTAGCGCGACAACTGATTAACATTCTCGAAGCTGGTATAGAAAAGATTGAATCGAACGAGTACGAGTACATTGACCATCGCAAACACTAG
- the solA gene encoding N-methyl-L-tryptophan oxidase, which translates to MQYDLIIVGSGSVGSAAGYYATRAGLKVLMIDSAMPPHQEGSHHGETRIIRHAYGEGARYVPIVLRAQQLWDELATLSGEKIFHRSGVINIGPLDSEFINNVKSTAVDYQLNTQSMSAEEIRAKWPLIAISDEYCGVFEKDSGYLQSELAVAAYIRLAREAGCAQLFKCPVESISYNEDGGVTVTTHEGSYRAPRIALTAGTWIKTLLPELPVSPVRKVFAWHHADGRYSEENHFPAFTFQTLNGDQYYGFPAVKDALKLGKHNGGQPIAGPEGRKPFGSIAADGTEVFNFLRHHLPGVGVCLHGAACTYDVTADEDFIIDTLPEHDNTLIITGLSGHGFKFASVLGEIVAQFGANQKTEFDFTPFSLSRFN; encoded by the coding sequence ATGCAATACGACCTCATTATTGTCGGCAGCGGTTCTGTCGGTTCAGCGGCAGGGTACTATGCAACGCGCGCCGGTCTAAAAGTATTGATGATAGACAGCGCCATGCCGCCCCATCAGGAAGGCAGCCACCACGGCGAGACGCGAATTATCCGTCACGCCTATGGCGAAGGTGCGCGCTACGTGCCGATAGTGCTGCGCGCCCAGCAGCTGTGGGATGAGCTGGCAACGCTAAGTGGCGAGAAGATTTTTCATCGCAGCGGCGTAATTAACATAGGGCCGCTGGACTCAGAATTCATCAACAATGTAAAAAGCACCGCCGTTGATTATCAACTGAATACCCAGTCGATGAGCGCCGAGGAGATCAGGGCTAAATGGCCTCTGATTGCTATCTCCGACGAATACTGCGGTGTGTTTGAAAAGGATTCGGGCTATCTGCAAAGCGAGCTGGCCGTTGCCGCTTATATTCGCCTTGCGCGCGAGGCAGGCTGTGCACAACTGTTTAAATGCCCGGTGGAATCGATAAGCTACAATGAGGATGGCGGCGTTACGGTCACTACTCATGAAGGCAGCTATCGTGCGCCGCGCATTGCTTTAACGGCAGGCACCTGGATTAAAACCCTGCTGCCAGAGCTGCCTGTTAGCCCGGTGCGCAAGGTGTTTGCGTGGCACCACGCCGATGGCCGCTACAGCGAAGAGAATCACTTCCCGGCGTTTACTTTCCAGACCCTCAACGGTGACCAATACTATGGTTTCCCGGCGGTAAAAGATGCCCTGAAGCTGGGCAAACACAATGGCGGTCAGCCGATCGCTGGCCCTGAAGGGCGTAAACCCTTCGGCAGCATCGCCGCAGACGGCACAGAAGTGTTCAATTTCCTGCGCCACCACCTGCCAGGCGTCGGCGTTTGCCTTCACGGCGCTGCTTGCACCTATGACGTGACTGCCGATGAAGATTTCATTATTGATACCCTGCCTGAGCATGACAATACGCTTATCATCACCGGTTTGAGTGGCCATGGTTTTAAATTCGCCAGCGTATTAGGTGAAATCGTTGCCCAATTTGGTGCAAACCAAAAAACCGAGTTTGACTTTACGCCTTTCTCGCTTTCGCGTTTTAACTAA